The Treponema sp. J25 genomic sequence ACTCACAAACGAATCTCCTTCTTTCCAATTTCCACTGTGAAATATTATTATTTTTTCATCTACTATCGCACTTCTTTTGTAATATCCGTATGGTATTGATGCTTCGTCTGTCAACTTAAACCAATTAATAAAATCTTCTGTAACCCAGATGTCATTAAAATTACGTTCGCTAGTATCAGAATTATTATAGCCTCCCGCATAATATACTTTATTTAAATATGGTATGAGTTTTGCTTCCTGCCGTTCTCCCAGTTCCGCGATGTTTGAAACCGGCAATACCTTCTTTTTCTCTGGAGGCTTTACATTCTCATTTTCTATCTGGGGTTGTTCTTCGCTAGTAATCACAGGCGTCTTTTCCTTTCCGCAGCCTGATAAAATAACGAGTGTTAGTACCACTATTCCTACAATCTTTTTCATCACTACCACCTCCATTTTTCAAGTTTATAACTAAAATGCATCGCATCGACAGCCCGACCGTACGTACCGCCCCATTCCATACCCAAAACCTGGGTCATAAAGCGTACAAACTCTCGGCTCAAATTGACAAAACCATTTTTATAATAAAATCGCTCTGTTAATGCATCCCACGCTGCGGTGCCTTGAATCCTGTTCTGGGCATCTCTTTCATACTTAATCAACTCATACAGCGCCTGGTTGTCCTTCAGGTAGCTCGTCACCGATGCGGCGGCGCCGGGTTTTAGCGTGTAGTTGCCGTCCTTGTCCTTCTCCGCATAGTCATACCGTTCCAGAACCTGGTACTGCTCCTCGTTGAGGCTCTTACCGCCGTTCAGTAACGGGCTTATCTCAGACAGGGCCTTGTATCGGTCCGCAGTGTCAACCCGCCAGTTCGCATTGGTCGTGCTCAGGGCCGCCACCTGGTCGCTAAGATGTAGCCACTTTGCGGGATTGCCTGCCTTCACCACCTCGTCATACTCCATATAGTCAGCAAAGACCTTCTCAAACGTTGAGAGTCCGCCATCAACCTGATTTTTAAACTTTTGGTCCAGGCTTTCCCATATCGCTTTAACCCCATACCGGAGTTCCATCAATTCTTTCCGTACCGGTATCTTCATGGTCCCATTGAACAGTTGTCCAAACGCCCTATCGTTCATCCAGCTGTCTCCGTCCCGCCGTAGATATATTTGTTTCTGTCTCGTCCTCTCTTCAGAGCATTCTTACCGCCCACTTCAGGGTTGATTGCTCTTCCCCACCGCATATTTCCCCCTAGAAAACACAGACCTTCAAACCTCTCTATTTTAGGAGATGGGGCCTGCACACTTTGTTCGCACCGTCGTTGCAATGGTGTAATAGGAGGAGGCCTCCGACGAGTTCAGTTGTAAAGACCAGGGAACTCGCTGGTACGGCTGGGCACCGGGGCCTTCACTTTTATATTCCCCAAAAACGACCGTCCTTTCAGCTTCCTTTTTATCCCAATTGTGCCACCCCTCGGGCATGATATGGGCCCCCATGGAACATTCCAGGAACACACAACGGGCATGGTTTCGCCAGGGTCTCCCTAAGTAGGTAGAAGGGAAGTTCTCCGTTCCTTCAAGGGAACATCGAAGAAAAATGTACCCGGCCCTTCGGCCCTGGGGTGTTGAGGGAGCGGTAATGTATCCCACCGTTTCCTTTCGACACCGGGAAATAATGCGGCAGGAATCAAACACCGCCAGGGCGGACCCAAAAATAAAATCGATATCCCCCATGATAGTACATTGTCTATAATACTGAGAGGTATCCCGCCGCGGCCCATGTTCCCGGGGGCCGGTAAAGCTTCCCGGAATCAGGGGAGCTAGTGGCAAAGGCCCCGTAAAAAGCGTATCCTGCCAGCCAATAAACTGACAATCCTCAAAATAACATCCGTCTCCATCCACATAGGCGGCAATAGCCTGTCCCACCTGGTCCCCGGGACCGGCGGTGTTTTCAAAGGTGATATGACGGGCAGAACAATAGTCTCCCCCGAAAAAAATCGTATAACTATTGAAGGTCTGATAGGGCCTTCCATCGGGAAACGTTTTTTTGGCATAATCATCCCAACGAACTATCGTGGTATGGGGGTCTTCACCAATCAAATGAACCTGAGGTTTATCAATGACAATTTTTTCCCGGTACACCCCTTTTTTTATGGAGATATACACGGGTTCGTTCGTTCCCACAGGAATCGCGTCTACCGCGGCTTGTATCGAAGGAAAACCAGCTCTTCCCGATGCATCAACCTCTAGGTGCATACTTCCTCCTCCTCTTCCAGCCAGATGTAACCGGACAAACTAAGGTGCATCATCACCACCGTCCATGGGATAGCAAGCGAACCATTCAGGACTCTGGAGTTTCTGAGAAAAATTCCGCCGCTTTCCAGTAACCACAGTCCCTCTGGACACTCCCCCACAAAAAAGGCCATGCTATGGTGGAGTTTTTCATGTTTACCCTTTTTCATCGGTATCTGCAAGGGGCTTACCAGGAAGGACTGGGACGGCCCTGCTGGATCATCGGCACCTTTCCTTCGATTCTCATTCGAGAAGCGGCAGGAACGCTCCAGCGGGATCGGGACGTGGATTATTTTTACGGTTCCGTCCAGAATCGATTCTGGGCTATCCTGGTCCAGTTGTATAAAGAACAGACAGGAGATCACGCTTTTTCCTTAAGCAGGGGTTGGCAAAACCGTAAGGCCATAGAAGAGCGGCGGGCCTTGCTTGCGGCGTTACGCCTCGGGATTAGCGATGTGTATGAAGAAGTGCAAAGCGAAGGTGGAAGTAGCGATGGGGATCTCTGTAATCCCCGGATCAGCCCCTACCTGCCGGCTATTTTTCAGCATCC encodes the following:
- a CDS encoding pectinesterase family protein, coding for MHLEVDASGRAGFPSIQAAVDAIPVGTNEPVYISIKKGVYREKIVIDKPQVHLIGEDPHTTIVRWDDYAKKTFPDGRPYQTFNSYTIFFGGDYCSARHITFENTAGPGDQVGQAIAAYVDGDGCYFEDCQFIGWQDTLFTGPLPLAPLIPGSFTGPREHGPRRDTSQYYRQCTIMGDIDFIFGSALAVFDSCRIISRCRKETVGYITAPSTPQGRRAGYIFLRCSLEGTENFPSTYLGRPWRNHARCVFLECSMGAHIMPEGWHNWDKKEAERTVVFGEYKSEGPGAQPYQRVPWSLQLNSSEASSYYTIATTVRTKCAGPIS